The window CAGTACCGGCCATTGCCGGTCAATCCCGACATCGTCAAGCGACGGCTGTACGCCATCGACCTGCGCGCGGTGGAAGACCCGGTGCTGGAGCACCTGTTCGCCGAGAAGCGGATGGAGCTGGACCAGCAGCTGACGATGCTGCAGCGTCGCAACACGCCGGCGTTCCGCTACGTGTCCCTGCTCCAGTACGGACCGGTCGAGCCAGACTTGCTCGCCCTGGCGAACACCTTGCTCGAGGCCTTCCCGCCCGGCACCGGGCGCTGCGGCGAGCGCCTTGGCGCGGCTGCGGTCCAGGCCGAGGCCACCCGCATGCTTGCGCGTTACGCGCGTCGCGCACCGGCATTTGCCGCGGCGGAAACGAGCCTGCGCTCCGACACCGGTCCCGGGCTCATGGTCTCCGGTTCCTCCCTGCTGATTTCGACCGCGACCATGGTGCCGCGCGACCGCCTGGATCCCCTCCTGCAGCACGAGATCAGCGTGCATGTGCTCACCTACATCAACGGCAGCCAGCAGGGGCTGGGCATCTTCGGGGCCGGCCTCGCCGGTTACGAAGGCTTGCAGGAAGGCCTGGGCGTGTTCGCCGAGTTCCTGGTGGGCGGGCTGACCGTGGCCCGCCTGCGCCTGCTGGCGGCGCGCGTGGTCGTGGTCGACGCGATGCTGGGCGGGGCCGATTTCATCCAGTGCCACCGCCTGTTGCAGGGCAAGCACGGCTTTTCCAGCGGCGGCGCGTTCAACATCGTGGCGCGCATCTTCCGCTCCGGCGGGCTGACCAAGGATGCGATCTACCTGCGCGGCTTCCAGCAGGTGCTGCAACGGGTCGCCGACGGCGGCTCGCTGGATCCGCTCTGGTACGGAAAGATCGCCGAACACCACGTGCCGGTGGTGGAGGAACTCAAGGCGCGCGGAATGCTCCGCTCGCCGGTTGCCACCCCCGAATTCCTCGAACGCCCCTGCGCGCAGGCCAGGTTGTCGCACCTGCGCCAAGGCCATTCCTTCATCGACGTGCTCAAGGATCCCCCGCCATGCTGATCGCTTTCTTCGTCAACTCGCTCGAGTCCGAGTACCCGCGCTACACGACCACCGTGCTTGCCCACGAGGCTTCCCGCCGCGGGCACGACGTCTGCTATCTGACCCCGGGCGACTTCGTGCTCAACCCGGACGACACGCTGCAGGTGCACGCGCGCATGATCCCCGCCGGCAAGGGCAAGGCGCGCAGTCGGGAGGAGTTCTTCAAGGCACTCAAGGGAGTAGGCAAGAAGAACACCCTGATCGACATCGCGGACCTCGACGTCCTCATGTTGCGCAGCGACCCGTCCACCGAGGCCAGCGAGCGCCCCTGGGCCGAAACCATCGGCGTCCAGTTCGGCCAGCGCGCGACGGAAGCTGGGGTGCTGGTGCTCAACGACCCGACCTCGCTCTCGCAGGCGATCAACAAACTCTACTTCCAGTCGTTCCCGCGCGAGGTTCGCGCGAAGACCCTGATCAGCCGCCACATCGCCGACATCAAGGCATTCGCCAAGGCCAATGGCGGCAAGATCGTTGTGAAGCCGTTGCAGGGGTCCGGCGGCCAGGGCGTGTTCGTGGTCAATTCGAAGTCATCGGGCAACCTCAACCAGATGGCGGAGGCGATCGCGCGCGACGGCTACATCATCGCCCAGTCGGTGGTTCCGGAAGCCGACAAGGGCGACATCCGCCTGTTCATGATGAACGGCAGGCCGCTGCAGGTCGACGGTAAATACGCCGCGATGCGGCGCGTCGGTGCGGAGGACGACGTACGCAGCAATATCCACGCGGGCGGGACCGCCAAGCCGGTCAAGATCACGGAGCGTGAATTGCGCCTGGCCGAACTGATCCGACCGAAGCTGCAATCCGACGGCATGTTCCTGGTGGGCATCGATATCATCGGCGACACCATCCTGGAGGTGAACGTGTTCACCCCGGGCAACCTGTTCACCTGCAGCGAGATGGCCGGCGTCAACTTCGCCGCGCACATCCTCGCGTCGATCGAGCGCAAGCTGGAGATCCGCGACGAGTACCCCGGCCAGTTCACCAATGCGGAACTTGCGGTGATGTGAGCGCTGCGCGCTCGCGGTGCATCCCCGGCAGCTGTCGACAGACCACGCTACCGGGCCGTGTCTGCATCCGTGCGCATCGAGGGCGATGCGCCTGCAACACGCACCCTTGCCGGGCACACCGGCGTGTTCGCGCCGGACATCGCCGGCGGCATCACCTTGCGGCGGTTACGCCATCGCGCGGCATGCCTCGGCACAACGGCGGCAGGCTTCGGCGCAGCGCTGGCAATGCGCCATGTCGTGGGCACCGCACTGTTCGGCGCACCAGTCGCAGACTTTCGCGCACAGTGCGCAGAGTTCGTTCGCGAACGGGCTGTGGCGCGCCATGGCATCGGCGCACAAGCGGCATAGCGCCGCGCAGTCGATGCAGCAGGCCGGGCACGCGTTGTCGCTGTGCTTGCCGGCCATGTGGCTGAAGCACTCGGCGCACGCGGTCGCGCACGCGTTGCATGCGGCGATGCAGTCGCGGATCGCCTGGTCCAGGTGGTGGCTCATGGGGGCTCCTTGCGTCTGTGGAAAGACGGACCCCTGCACGGGGCATCACCGTCATCCTCCGCCTCGCATCGATAAGCCCGCGTCGAGAAACCGTTGGCGCGACGTGAGCCGGGGCGATGGGATGCGTCGGGTCAATGAAGCATGTCCCTGCCCCTTCTTTTCTTGTCCACGCATGCGGCGCGACTTCACACCGGGCAATCACGTCGATGGATACGGTGCCGTCACCCACTGAAGATCAGGACTCTCCATGACCGACGAACGCAATATCGCCCACGACAAGAAGATCGCCGACGAGAAGCGCGGACGCGGCGAAGACGTGCAGGACAATGCGGCGGTGCAGCCGCAACCCGGCAAGAAGCCGCCGCTGGTCGACGACGACACCGATCCATCCAACAGCCGTGCGCGCGAGATGTACAAGGACGGTGATGCGCCGCGCGACCATTCTCACGAAAGCACCGAGAGCCCACCCGAAGGCGAAGAGCGCATCAAGCCGGATGCGCCGAGGCGGGATGCGGGAGCGCGTTGAGTCGAAGCTGTCTCCGGCGCGCCCTTAAAACCCGAAACCAAGGTCAAGCAGACCTTGGCCTAGACATTCGACAGAAGAGGACGGAGGGAATCAGGCGTGCTTGACTCACCCCGTCCCCGATCGTTCTGACATGTTCCCCGAGTCGCTCATTGGTATACGGGCGACGCGGAACCGCAGGCCCAATGACGTCGCGACGGCGTAGCCCAGCAGGATCCCGGCCACGCCGATCAATCCTCCATGCGTGGCCCATGCCGTCATCCCGGTGTCCGGTCCATCGCGCCAGGCCAACCAGAGGCCCAACGCGATGCGTGCGGCGAGCAGCAACGAGACGCCGAGTACCAGCCACTGATTGGGCGTGCGGAACAGTCCTTGCGGGGTCACTTCGAATCGATCGAGGGACAGGCCGACCACGCCGATGACGCCACCCACGCCCAGCCCAAGCACGGCGTCCAGCAGGGCGCGGTCGACCCAATTCGCTGCCACCCAGGACGAGGCAACGAAGGCAACCACGGACATCGCCAGCAACCAGGCATTCAGGCGCACCGCCCAAGGCAGCACGCGGCGACGCGCCTTGCCGTAGCGATAGCGCTGGACGATCGAGATCGGGAGCAGCAGCACCCACAGCACGAACAGGCCGGCGACCAGCAGGGGAATAATGAGCAGCAGCGGCATGGCCGAAACGCGCCGGTCGTCGTCGCGTTGCGCTTACTTGCCGGTCGTATTGACCATCCACGGCACGCCGAAGCGATCGACCACGCTGCCGTACCCCGGCGACCAGAAGGTCTCGGCGAAGTCCATCACCACGGTGCCGCCTTCCTTCAACGCATCGAACCAGCGTCGCGCTTGCTCGATGTCCTCGGTATGCAGGGTCACGTCGAAGCCGTTCTTGGGCTTGCCGATATTGGGAGCCCACTGCTCGTCCATGTCGGCCCCCATCAACGCCTGGTCGCCGACCTCGAGCCAGCAATGCATCAGCCACTCCTTGTACGTCGGGTCGACCGGCATGTCCGGCGGGCCCTCGCCGTAGGGAAAGGCGGCGGTGATCTGGCCGTCCAGGACTTTTGCGTAGAACTCGAAGGCCTCGCGGCACTGGCCGCGAAAGCTGAGGCTGGTGACGATTTTCATGGTGACTCTCCCGCTACGGGTCGTCGGGGAAAAGTACGTCCTGCGGCATTAAGCCTGCGCGAGCAAACGCGTCACAGGGGCGTTCCGGCGAACTCAGCCCGACGGAATCTGGAAAAGTCGACTCTGACCCCTGTTTTCTGTTTTTGTTAATTACACAGCTCGTTCGTTCCGCGCATCCACTTGTTGCCGTTTAGCATCAGGCCATCTGAGGCTTCACGAAGATTGAATCGCGATACAGAGCCGTCGGATGCCGAAAGCACAAGGCTTCCTCCTGAACGACCGCCGGTCGCACTCCAATTTCCTTTATTCGCGCCAGCAAACGCGCCGCTCGCCACACCCTGGGTAAATCCACCGCCGTCAAAACGGCTACGGAATTCACCGTTCGAGCAAAGCCACATTTCGTGTTTTTCGCTGTAACCACTTCCCGAATAAAAACGTACAAGGTAGCGTCCCTTCAAATAGGTCGCCAGCTCTCCAGATGAACGGGGGGCAGCCGCGGGTGACACTGTCGCGCTTGCAATCATTGGCGCCATGGCTCTTATCACCATTTCCATTCGTTCTGGTGGCGCTAAACCAATCAAGGTAACCAGGCGGCCACCATTTGCTGCGCGAATCATTACCACGCCAAGTGCTTTTGTGGGCG of the Thermomonas carbonis genome contains:
- a CDS encoding tyrosine/phenylalanine carboxypeptidase domain-containing protein; this encodes MVKRRLYAIDLRAVEDPVLEHLFAEKRMELDQQLTMLQRRNTPAFRYVSLLQYGPVEPDLLALANTLLEAFPPGTGRCGERLGAAAVQAEATRMLARYARRAPAFAAAETSLRSDTGPGLMVSGSSLLISTATMVPRDRLDPLLQHEISVHVLTYINGSQQGLGIFGAGLAGYEGLQEGLGVFAEFLVGGLTVARLRLLAARVVVVDAMLGGADFIQCHRLLQGKHGFSSGGAFNIVARIFRSGGLTKDAIYLRGFQQVLQRVADGGSLDPLWYGKIAEHHVPVVEELKARGMLRSPVATPEFLERPCAQARLSHLRQGHSFIDVLKDPPPC
- a CDS encoding glutathione synthetase, producing MLIAFFVNSLESEYPRYTTTVLAHEASRRGHDVCYLTPGDFVLNPDDTLQVHARMIPAGKGKARSREEFFKALKGVGKKNTLIDIADLDVLMLRSDPSTEASERPWAETIGVQFGQRATEAGVLVLNDPTSLSQAINKLYFQSFPREVRAKTLISRHIADIKAFAKANGGKIVVKPLQGSGGQGVFVVNSKSSGNLNQMAEAIARDGYIIAQSVVPEADKGDIRLFMMNGRPLQVDGKYAAMRRVGAEDDVRSNIHAGGTAKPVKITERELRLAELIRPKLQSDGMFLVGIDIIGDTILEVNVFTPGNLFTCSEMAGVNFAAHILASIERKLEIRDEYPGQFTNAELAVM
- a CDS encoding VOC family protein is translated as MKIVTSLSFRGQCREAFEFYAKVLDGQITAAFPYGEGPPDMPVDPTYKEWLMHCWLEVGDQALMGADMDEQWAPNIGKPKNGFDVTLHTEDIEQARRWFDALKEGGTVVMDFAETFWSPGYGSVVDRFGVPWMVNTTGK
- a CDS encoding four-helix bundle copper-binding protein; translation: MSHHLDQAIRDCIAACNACATACAECFSHMAGKHSDNACPACCIDCAALCRLCADAMARHSPFANELCALCAKVCDWCAEQCGAHDMAHCQRCAEACRRCAEACRAMA
- a CDS encoding DUF1453 domain-containing protein — protein: MPLLLIIPLLVAGLFVLWVLLLPISIVQRYRYGKARRRVLPWAVRLNAWLLAMSVVAFVASSWVAANWVDRALLDAVLGLGVGGVIGVVGLSLDRFEVTPQGLFRTPNQWLVLGVSLLLAARIALGLWLAWRDGPDTGMTAWATHGGLIGVAGILLGYAVATSLGLRFRVARIPMSDSGNMSERSGTG